From the Pseudorca crassidens isolate mPseCra1 chromosome 18, mPseCra1.hap1, whole genome shotgun sequence genome, one window contains:
- the LATS2 gene encoding serine/threonine-protein kinase LATS2 isoform X2 — MAGRALKQTGSRSIEAALEFISKMGYLEPGKEQIVRVVKQTSPGKGLAPASVPRRPSFEGAGDPFPPYAQVSGPAFEGPAALDEAPRQYPDFLFAAVGPHCRPHPPKGYAAAGEAAGMSLPGPGGPAPPLQGPHYRAPLLVPGEPLAYGVQRSPSFQSKTPPEVGGYAGLAAKGPAVQVQVQPGLAFPPPGGAAAYAPHPHPKQPHPVHAGGPRGAVFAGDSPPPGLATPSRTGLGAERFEPSAPPAPQWPSAGLARRDSLQKPGPSRTGSFNGHQAAAAPSPNAITAVTAAHILHAVKSVRVMRPEPQTAVGPSHPAWVPPPGPALEGLEPQDEHPPAPGGAEARGRPPPYPRHLLRPQGRAEQYDVDGLCAGLQQGLRGSRAAEPPDGSPRSPRGAKGEKAGKDRKQIQTSPVPVRRGCRDEEKRESRIKSYSPSAFKFFMEQHVENVLKTYQQKVARRLQLEQEMAKAGLCEAEQEQMRKILYQKESNYNRLKRAKMDKSMFVKVKTLGVGAFGEVCLACKVDTHALYAMKTLRKKDVLNRNQVAHVKAERDILAEADNEWVVKLYYSFQDKDSLYFVMDYIPGGDMMSLLIRMEVFPEHLARFYIAELTLAIESVHKMGFIHRDIKPDNILIDLDGHIKLTDFGLCTGFRWTHNSKYYQKGSHTRQDSMEPSDLWDDVSNCRCGDRLKTLEQRARRQHQRCLAHSLVGTPNYIAPEVLLRKGYTQLCDWWSVGVILFEMLVGQPPFLAPTPTETQLKVINWESTLHIPAQVELSPEARDLIAKLCCAAEHRLGRNGADDLKAHPFLGAIDFSSDIRRQPAPYVPTISHPMDTSNFDPVDEEGPWQDGSEDSSKAWDALGPPGSRHPEHAFYEFTFRRFFDDNGYPFRCPKPAVAETGTEAEQPAAGGPAPGAQAGSCQPVYV; from the exons atgGCGGGAAGGGCCCTCAAGCAGACCGGCAGCCGCAGCATCGAGGCCGCCCTGGAGTTCATCAGTAAGATGGGTTACCTGGAGCCGGGCAAGGAGCAGATTGTGCGGGTCGTCAAGCAGACCTCCCCAG GAAAAGGCCTGGCGCCAGCCTCTGTGCCGCGGAGGCCGAGCTTCGAAGGAGCAGGTGACCCTTTCCCGCCCTACGCCCAGGTGAGCGGGCCGGCCTTCGAGGGCCCCGCCGCCCTGGACGAGGCGCCCCGCCAGTACCCGGACTTCCTCTTCGCCGCCGTCGGGCCTCACTGCCGTCCGCACCCACCCAAGGGCTATGCCGCCGCCGGGGAGGCCGCCGGGATGAGCCTCCCCGGCCCCGGGGGCCCGGCGCCCCCGCTGCAGGGCCCGCACTACAGGGCCCCCCTGCTGGTGCCCGGGGAGCCCCTGGCCTACGGCGTCCAGCGCAGCCCCTCCTTCCAGAGCAAGACTCCGCCGGAGGTCGGTGGGTACGCGGGCCTGGCCGCCAAGGGCCCGGCcgtgcaggtgcaggtgcagcCCGGCCTCGCGTTCCCGCCCCCGGGCGGCGCCGCTGCGTACGCGCCCCACCCGCACCCCAAGCAGCCCCACCCGGTGCACGCGGGGGGCCCCCGGGGCGCCGTGTTCGCTGGCGACAGCCCCCCGCCGGGCCTGGCCACCCCGTCCCGGACCGGCCTCGGCGCCGAGCGGTTCGAGCCGAGCGCGCCCCCCGCGCCGCAGTGGCCGAGCGCCGGCCTGGCCCGGCGGGACTCGCTGCAGAAGCCGGGCCCCAGCAGGACCGGCTCCTTCAACGGCCACCAGGCGGCGGCCGCGCCCTCCCCCAACGCCATCACGGCCGTGACGGCCGCGCACATCCTGCACGCGGTGAAGAGCGTGCGGGTGATGAGGCCCGAGCCCCAGACGGCCGTGGGGCCTTCGCACCCCGCCTGGGTGCCGCCGCCGGGCCCCGCGCTTGAGGGCCTGGAGCCCCAGGACGAGCATCCCCCCGCCCCGGGGGGCGCCGAGGCGCGGGGCCGGCCCCCGCCCTACCCCCGGCACCTGCTGCGGCCGCAGGGCCGCGCCGAGCAGTACGACGTGGACGGCCTGTGCGCGGGGCTGCAGCAGGGCCTCCGGGGCAGCCGGGCCGCCGAGCCCCCCGACGGGAGCCCCAGGAGCCCCAGGGGCGCCAAAGGGGAGAAGGCGGGCAAGGACCGCAAGCAGATCCAGACGTCCCCGGTGCCCGTGCGCAGGGGCTGCCGCGACGAGGAGAAGCGGGAGTCGCGCATCAAGAGCTACTCGCCCTCCGCCTTCAAGTTCTTTATGGAGCAGCATGTGGAGAATGTGCTGAAGACCTACCAGCAGAAGGTGGCTCGCAGGCTGCAGCTGGAGCAGGAGATGGCCAAG GCCGGGCTCTGTGAAGCTGAACAGGAGCAGATGAGGAAGATCCTCTACCAGAAGGAGTCCAATTACAACAGGCTCAAGAGGGCCAAGATGGACAAGTCCATGTTCGTGAAGGTGAAGACCCTGGGCGTCGGCGCCTTCGGGGAAGTGTGCCTGGCCTGCAAGGTGGACACGCACGCCCTGTACGCCATGAAGACGCTGAGGAAGAAGGACGTCCTGAATCGCAACCAGGTGGCCCACGTGAAGGCCGAGAGGGACATCCTGGCGGAAGCAGACAACGAGTGGGTGGTCAAGCTCTACTACTCCTTCCAGGACAAGGACAGCCTGTACTTCGTCATGGACTACATCCCGGGCGGCGACATGATGAGCCTGCTCATCCGCATGGAGGTGTTCCCCGAGCACCTGGCCCGCTTCTACATCGCGGAGCTGACACTGGCCATCGAGAGCGTCCACAAGATGGGCTTCATCCACCGCGACATCAAGCCGGACAACATTCTTATAGATCTCGACGGCCATATCAAGCTGACAGACTTTGGCCTCTGCACTGGGTTCAGGTGGACGCACAACTCCAAATACTACCAGAAAG GGAGTCACACCAGGCAGGACAGCATGGAGCCCAGCGACCTCTGGGACGACGTGTCTAATTGCCGCTGTGGAGACCGGCTCAAGACCCTGGAGCAGAGGGCGCGGAGGCAGCATCAGCGGTGTCTGGCTCATTCCCTGGTTGGGACCCCAAATTACATCGCCCCGGAAGTGCTCCTCCGAAAAG GATACACCCAGCTCTGCGACTGGTGGAGTGTTGGCGTGATTCTCTTCGAGATGCTGGTGGGGCAGCCGCCCTTCCTGGCGCCGACTCCCACGGAGACCCAGCTGAAG GTGATTAACTGGGAGAGCACGCTGCACATCCCCGCGCAGGTGGAGCTGAGCCCCGAGGCCCGGGACCTCATCGCCAAGCTCTGCTGCGCGGCTGAGCACCGGCTGGGCCGCAACGGGGCCGACGACCTGAAGGCCCACCCGTTCCTGGGTGCCATCGACTTCTCCAGCGACATCCGGAGGCAGCCTGCCCCCTACGTGCCCACGATCAGCCACCCCATGGACACGTCCAACTTCGACCCAGTGGACGAGGAGGGCCCCTGGCAGGACGGCAGCGAAGACAGCTCCAAGGCCTGGGATGCGCTGGGCCCCCCGGGCAGCCGGCACCCCGAGCACGCCTTCTATGAGTTCACCTTCCGGAGGTTCTTCGACGACAACGGCTACCCGTTCCGGTGCCCCAAGCCTGCGGTGGCCGAGACCGGGACTGAGGCCGAGCAGCCAGCTGCGGGGGGCCCGGCCCCGGGGGCACAGGCTGGGAGCTGCCAGCCCGTGTACGTGTAG